In Helianthus annuus cultivar XRQ/B chromosome 9, HanXRQr2.0-SUNRISE, whole genome shotgun sequence, the following are encoded in one genomic region:
- the LOC110879177 gene encoding COBRA-like protein 4 yields MKIFILTCVFLVICSLSAAFDPLDPTGNITVKWDIMSWTADGYVATVTMNNFQMYRHIQTPGWTLGWTWAKKEVIWSMVGAQATEQGDCSKFKANVPHCCKKNPTVVDLLPGVPYNQQFSNCCKGGVVAAWGQDPSTSVSAFQVSVGMAGTTNKTVKLPKNFTLLGPGPGYTCGPAKVVPSTTFLTPDRRRKTQALMTWNVTCTYSQFLASKHPSCCVSFSSFYNETITPCPNCACGCENKNKCVKSDSKLLSVVGVNTPRKDNSPLLQCTRHMCPVRVHWHVKQNYKDYWRAKVAITNFNYRMNYTQWTLVVQHPNLNNVTQVFSFDYKPLVPYGSINDTGMFYGMKFFNDLLMEAGPTGNVQSEVLLQKDQNTFTFKQGWAFPRKVYFNGEECMLPPPESYPFLPNSGHETRVGVLTLLVSLVMFIFF; encoded by the exons ATGAAGATCTTCATCTTGACTTGTGTCTTTCTTGTGATATGTTCTTTGTCAG CTGCTTTTGATCCTCTAGATCCAACTGGAAACATAACAGTCAAATGGGATATCATGTCTTGGACTGCAGATGGTTATGTG GCTACGGTAACGATGAACAATTTTCAGATGTACCGCCACATCCAGACTCCAGGGTGGACTCTCGGATGGACATGGGCTAAGAAAGAAGTGATATGGTCCATGGTTGGGGCTCAGGCCACAGAACAAGGAGACTGTTCAAAGTTCAAAGCCAATGTGCCACATTGTTGTAAGAAGAACCCAACAGTTGTGGACTTGCTACCTGGTGTCCCTTACAACCAACAATTTTCCAACTGTTGCAAAGGTGGGGTCGTGGCCGCATGGGGTCAAGACCCCTCCACTTCAGTCTCGGCCTTCCAGGTCAGCGTTGGGATGGCCGGGACAACAAACAAGACGGTCAAACTACCGAAGAATTTCACTCTTTTAGGCCCTGGACCGGGGTATACATGTGGACCGGCGAAGGTTGTTCCTTCAACTACTTTTCTCACTCCGGATCGTCGAAGGAAAACTCAGGCATTAA TGACATGGAATGTGACATGCACGTATTCACAATTTTTGGCTTCAAAACACCCGAGTTGTTGCGTGTCTTTCTCGTCGTTCTACAATGAAACAATCACGCCTTGTCCTAATTGTGCGTGTGGTTGCGAGAACAAGAACAAATGTGTCAA GAGTGACTCTAAGCTTCTAAGTGTTGTTGGAGTAAATACACCGAGAAAAGACAATTCGCCGTTGCTTCAATGCACTCGGCATATGTGTCCCGTGAGGGTTCACTGGCACGTAAAGCAAAATTACAAAGACTACTGGCGAGCGAAGGTGGCAATAACGAACTTCAACTATAGGATGAACTACACGCAGTGGACGCTCGTGGTTCAACATCCTAATCTAAATAATGTTACTCAAGTTTTTAGCTTTGACTACAAGCCACTCGTTCCGTATGGGTCCATAA ATGATACGGGTATGTTCTATGGCATGAAGTTCTTCAATGACTTACTAATGGAAGCTGGTCCAACAGGAAATGTACAGTCAGAAGTGCTACTACAAAAGGACCAAAACACATTCACTTTCAAGCAAGGATGGGCGTTCCCGAGAAAGGTCTACTTCAACGGTGAAGAATGCATGCTGCCTCCACCGGAATCATACCCATTCTTACCAAATTCTGGTCATGAAACCCGAGTTGGTGTGCTAACATTATTGGTTTCTTTGGTTATGTTCATATTCTTTTGA